In a single window of the Aminomonas paucivorans DSM 12260 genome:
- the fsa gene encoding fructose-6-phosphate aldolase → MGNTNSRGPEEARTLRFFLDTANLEEIRAGLRMGVVSGVTTNPTLVAREGVADFHGHVRTIAELVEGPVSAEVLALDLEGMVEEARPLAALHPQVVVKVPLTCEGLGAVRVLSREGIRTNVTLVFSPQQALLAAAAGATYVSPFVGRLDDVGEDGSGLVRDIASTFRVQSIGTQIIAASVRHPRHVAEAAAAGAHIATLPYKVLKQLSVHPLTEAGIRRFLEDWEATARHHG, encoded by the coding sequence ATGGGCAACACGAATTCGAGAGGACCCGAGGAGGCGAGGACGCTGCGGTTTTTCCTGGACACGGCGAACCTGGAGGAAATCCGCGCTGGCTTGCGGATGGGAGTGGTTTCCGGGGTGACCACCAACCCCACCCTGGTGGCCCGGGAGGGCGTGGCGGATTTCCACGGCCACGTGCGGACCATCGCGGAATTGGTGGAGGGACCGGTGAGCGCGGAGGTCCTGGCCCTGGACCTGGAGGGCATGGTGGAAGAGGCTCGGCCCCTGGCGGCGCTTCATCCCCAGGTGGTGGTGAAGGTTCCCCTGACCTGCGAGGGACTGGGAGCGGTTCGGGTGCTGAGCCGCGAGGGCATCCGCACCAACGTCACCCTGGTCTTCTCCCCCCAGCAGGCCCTTCTGGCGGCCGCGGCGGGAGCCACCTACGTGAGCCCCTTCGTGGGGCGTCTGGACGACGTGGGGGAGGACGGCTCGGGGCTGGTGCGGGACATCGCCTCGACCTTTCGGGTTCAGAGCATCGGGACCCAGATCATCGCCGCCAGCGTGCGCCATCCCCGGCACGTGGCGGAGGCGGCCGCGGCGGGAGCCCACATCGCCACGCTGCCCTACAAGGTGTTGAAGCAGCTGTCGGTCCATCCCCTGACGGAAGCGGGAATCCGGCGATTTCTCGAGGATTGGGAGGCTACCGCAAGACACCATGGTTGA
- a CDS encoding peptidoglycan DD-metalloendopeptidase family protein has product MPTPRRLGFWVFLAIGALASVVLVAAASRRSGAYWADFRDASGEWVNPNASGFLVVDVTGSLSSAKGARSGDQRFGIGPVPWAPSLEEEDLVIQEVPPHEGASAEPTPPPPVWTEITVQEGETLSNLAARCGVPAADIARANELKNPDALQEGQVLYLPKTSSDVLATLAHVRRLRHEEETARKTADPVSVTYYVVKEGDTLWSIANTFNLDVNSLFGANRFRNVNVLKPGSTLRVPNQDGVFVKPKDGESLASLANQYGVFAEAIRAANGLEAGESLKAGAELFIPGGKPLAFVEGKDGEGAVPRRVGSVRGLIWPVVGRINSPFGWRRDPFGGRRDFHTGLDIKAPTGRPVLAAAAGQVVYCGWMSGYGKTVVLEHRDGSASLYAHCSRLDVRVGERVRQGEAIARVGNTGRSTGSHLHFEIRIGGSPVNPLKLLR; this is encoded by the coding sequence ATGCCGACTCCGCGACGATTGGGTTTTTGGGTGTTCCTGGCCATCGGAGCTTTGGCTTCGGTGGTCCTGGTGGCGGCGGCAAGCCGCCGCTCGGGAGCCTACTGGGCGGATTTCCGCGATGCCTCGGGAGAGTGGGTGAACCCCAACGCCTCGGGCTTTCTGGTGGTGGACGTAACCGGTTCGCTTTCCTCTGCCAAAGGCGCCCGTTCCGGCGACCAGCGCTTCGGGATCGGACCCGTTCCCTGGGCTCCCTCCCTGGAGGAGGAAGATCTGGTGATCCAGGAAGTCCCCCCTCATGAGGGCGCTTCCGCGGAGCCCACGCCGCCGCCTCCCGTGTGGACGGAGATCACCGTCCAGGAAGGGGAGACCCTCTCCAACCTGGCGGCGCGGTGCGGTGTTCCCGCCGCGGACATCGCCCGGGCCAACGAACTCAAGAACCCCGACGCCCTGCAGGAGGGACAGGTGCTCTACCTTCCCAAGACCTCTTCGGACGTTCTGGCCACCCTGGCCCACGTCCGCAGGCTCCGACACGAGGAAGAGACGGCCCGCAAGACCGCCGATCCCGTCTCGGTGACCTACTATGTGGTCAAGGAAGGGGACACCCTCTGGTCCATCGCCAACACGTTCAACCTGGACGTCAACTCCCTCTTCGGAGCCAACCGGTTCCGGAACGTCAACGTCCTCAAGCCCGGGAGCACCCTTCGGGTTCCCAACCAGGACGGGGTGTTCGTAAAGCCGAAGGATGGGGAGAGCCTGGCGAGCCTGGCGAACCAGTACGGCGTCTTTGCGGAGGCCATCCGAGCCGCAAACGGGCTGGAAGCGGGAGAATCCTTGAAGGCGGGAGCGGAGCTGTTCATCCCCGGAGGCAAGCCCCTGGCCTTCGTGGAGGGCAAGGACGGGGAGGGTGCGGTCCCCCGGCGGGTGGGAAGCGTTCGGGGGCTGATCTGGCCCGTGGTGGGGCGCATCAACAGCCCCTTCGGCTGGAGGCGGGATCCCTTCGGCGGGCGCCGGGACTTCCACACGGGGCTCGATATCAAGGCCCCCACGGGACGGCCCGTCCTGGCCGCCGCCGCGGGGCAGGTGGTCTACTGCGGGTGGATGAGCGGCTACGGCAAGACGGTGGTCCTGGAGCACCGGGACGGATCGGCCAGCCTCTATGCCCACTGCAGCCGCCTGGACGTCCGGGTGGGGGAGCGGGTTCGCCAGGGAGAAGCCATCGCCCGGGTGGGCAACACGGGGCGCTCCACGGGCTCCCACCTGCACTTCGAGATCCGCATCGGGGGCAGTCCCGTGAACCCCCTGAAGCTGCTTCGATAG
- the rho gene encoding transcription termination factor Rho yields the protein MVDHEALSPPETLPVENLSVPPAEAEGQDLSPETPDRKQSHRQKISFSHLAGMSVAELRKLAKELGVAGISSRRKDDLVVEVLKAQAEKQGYRFGGGTLECLVEGYGFLRPAGLLPSNHDIYVSASQIRRFGLRNGDVVWGVIRPPKDQEHFEALLRVETVNFSDPEEARRRPNFEALTPVFPDEKLHLETTSKEIATRLVDLFAPIGKGQRALIVSPPKAGKTTLLKRIANAVTTNHPETILLVLLIDERPEEVTDMMRSVDGEIIASTFDRPAEEHMRVAALALEKAKRLVEVGKDVVLLLDSITRLARASNLVVPPSGRTLSGGMDPAALYFPKRFFGAARNIEEGGSLTVIGTSLVETGSRMDDVIYEEFKGTGNMEIHLSRKISEQRIFPAVDITRSGTRREDLLMPEEELQRLWLLRRRIANMDEGEVLNLILDKLRNTATNKDFLGTIKIA from the coding sequence ATGGTTGATCACGAAGCCCTCTCCCCTCCGGAAACCCTACCCGTCGAGAACCTGTCCGTCCCGCCTGCGGAGGCCGAAGGCCAGGACCTTTCCCCGGAAACCCCAGATCGCAAGCAATCCCACCGTCAGAAGATCTCCTTCTCCCACCTCGCCGGGATGAGCGTGGCGGAGCTGCGCAAGCTGGCGAAGGAGCTGGGGGTCGCGGGGATCTCCTCGCGGCGCAAAGACGACCTGGTGGTGGAGGTCCTCAAGGCCCAGGCGGAAAAGCAGGGCTACCGCTTCGGCGGGGGGACCCTGGAGTGCCTCGTGGAAGGGTACGGTTTCCTCCGTCCTGCAGGGCTTCTGCCCAGCAACCACGACATCTACGTGTCCGCCTCCCAGATCCGGCGCTTCGGCCTGCGCAACGGCGACGTGGTGTGGGGGGTCATCCGTCCTCCCAAGGATCAGGAGCACTTCGAGGCGCTCCTTCGGGTGGAGACGGTGAACTTCTCCGACCCCGAGGAGGCCCGGCGTCGCCCCAACTTCGAGGCCCTCACCCCGGTCTTCCCGGACGAAAAGCTCCACCTGGAGACCACCTCCAAGGAGATCGCCACCCGCCTGGTGGACCTCTTCGCCCCCATCGGGAAGGGGCAGCGGGCTCTCATCGTCTCCCCCCCCAAGGCGGGGAAGACCACCCTCCTCAAGCGCATCGCCAACGCCGTGACCACCAATCACCCCGAGACCATCCTGCTGGTGCTGCTCATCGACGAGCGCCCCGAGGAGGTCACGGACATGATGCGGTCCGTGGACGGGGAGATCATCGCCTCCACCTTCGACCGCCCCGCGGAGGAACACATGCGGGTGGCCGCCCTGGCCCTGGAGAAGGCCAAGCGGCTGGTGGAGGTGGGCAAGGACGTGGTGCTGCTCCTGGACTCCATCACCCGACTGGCCCGGGCCTCGAACCTGGTGGTCCCCCCTTCGGGACGCACCCTTTCCGGAGGCATGGACCCGGCGGCCCTGTACTTCCCCAAGCGGTTCTTCGGCGCCGCCCGGAACATCGAAGAGGGGGGGAGCCTCACAGTCATCGGCACCTCCCTGGTGGAGACGGGCAGCCGCATGGACGACGTGATCTACGAGGAGTTCAAGGGCACGGGAAACATGGAGATCCACCTCTCCCGGAAGATCTCGGAGCAGCGGATTTTCCCCGCCGTGGACATCACCCGGTCGGGGACCCGGCGGGAGGACCTGCTCATGCCGGAGGAGGAGCTCCAGCGGCTCTGGCTGCTGCGCCGCCGCATCGCAAACATGGATGAGGGCGAAGTGCTGAACCTCATCCTGGACAAGCTGCGGAACACCGCCACCAACAAGGACTTCCTGGGGACCATCAAGATCGCGTAA
- a CDS encoding CTP synthase, producing the protein MTKFVFVTGGVVSSLGKGITAASLGALLKHRGFRVSIIKLDPYINVDAGTMNPFQHGEVFVTDDGAETDLDLGHYERFVDESLRSCNNVTTGKIYSSVISKEREGRYLGATVQVIPHITNEIQERILKVADGNDVVIAEIGGTVGDIEGLPFLEAIRQLVSRVGRENVLYCHVTLVPYIAAAGELKTKPTQHSVNELRRIGIQPDVIVCRSQYHLESDIRDKIALFCNVPKDSVMEAMDADTIYRVPLQLLEQGFDRLVLRRLGLPVGEAPDMEAWIRFLDRFTNPAGEVEIAMVGKYTSLKDSYLSVMEALTHAGTMNHVRVNLRSVEAEDVEEKGVEATLAGVQGVLVPGGFGSRGIEGKIAAAGYARRNGIPYLGLCLGMHVAAVEFARNVLGIAAAHSSEIDPGTPNPVIHLMEEQRHVSHLGGTMRLGTYPCALVPGTLAQGAYGAEAVQERHRHRYEFNNDYRKRFSEAGFRVAGVYPEKDLVEILEMEGHPWFVGVQFHPEFLSRPVRPHPLFREFVAAATRTKQG; encoded by the coding sequence ATGACCAAGTTCGTCTTCGTGACGGGGGGGGTGGTGTCCTCCCTGGGCAAGGGCATCACCGCCGCTTCCCTTGGAGCCCTGCTCAAGCACCGGGGTTTCCGGGTGTCCATCATCAAGCTGGATCCCTACATCAACGTGGATGCGGGGACCATGAACCCCTTCCAGCACGGGGAGGTCTTCGTCACCGACGACGGGGCGGAGACGGACCTGGATCTGGGGCACTACGAGCGGTTCGTCGACGAGTCCCTCCGGTCCTGCAACAACGTGACCACCGGGAAGATCTATTCCTCCGTCATCTCCAAGGAGCGGGAAGGACGCTACCTGGGAGCCACGGTGCAGGTGATCCCCCACATCACCAACGAGATCCAGGAGCGGATCCTCAAGGTGGCGGACGGGAACGACGTGGTGATCGCGGAGATCGGCGGCACCGTGGGGGACATCGAGGGGCTTCCCTTCCTGGAGGCCATCCGGCAGCTGGTGAGCCGGGTGGGGCGGGAGAACGTGCTCTACTGCCACGTCACCCTGGTGCCTTACATCGCCGCAGCGGGGGAACTGAAGACCAAGCCCACCCAGCACAGCGTCAACGAGCTGCGGCGCATCGGCATCCAGCCCGACGTGATCGTCTGTCGCAGCCAGTACCACCTGGAGAGCGACATCCGGGACAAGATCGCCCTGTTCTGCAACGTCCCCAAGGACTCGGTGATGGAGGCCATGGACGCGGACACCATCTACCGGGTGCCCCTTCAGCTTCTGGAGCAGGGCTTTGATCGGCTGGTGCTCCGGCGCCTCGGCCTGCCCGTGGGGGAGGCCCCGGACATGGAGGCCTGGATCCGTTTCCTGGATCGCTTCACTAACCCCGCGGGGGAGGTGGAGATCGCCATGGTGGGCAAGTACACCAGCCTCAAGGATTCCTACCTCAGCGTCATGGAGGCCCTCACCCACGCGGGGACCATGAACCACGTGCGGGTGAACCTTCGCTCCGTGGAGGCGGAGGACGTGGAGGAGAAGGGCGTCGAAGCCACCCTGGCGGGGGTCCAGGGCGTCCTGGTCCCGGGGGGCTTCGGCTCCCGGGGCATCGAGGGGAAGATCGCCGCGGCGGGATACGCCCGGCGCAACGGCATCCCCTACCTGGGGCTTTGCCTGGGGATGCACGTGGCGGCGGTGGAGTTCGCCCGCAACGTGCTGGGCATCGCGGCGGCCCACAGCTCGGAGATCGACCCGGGGACGCCGAACCCGGTGATCCACCTGATGGAGGAGCAGCGCCACGTCTCCCACCTGGGAGGTACCATGCGCCTGGGAACCTACCCCTGTGCCCTCGTCCCGGGGACCCTGGCTCAGGGGGCCTACGGGGCCGAGGCGGTGCAGGAGCGGCATCGCCACCGGTACGAGTTCAACAACGACTACCGGAAGCGGTTCTCCGAGGCGGGATTCCGCGTGGCAGGGGTATACCCGGAGAAGGACCTGGTGGAGATCCTGGAGATGGAGGGACATCCCTGGTTCGTGGGGGTGCAGTTCCACCCGGAGTTCCTCTCCCGCCCCGTTCGACCCCACCCCCTGTTCCGGGAGTTCGTCGCCGCGGCGACGAGGACGAAACAAGGTTGA